In Sulfitobacter guttiformis, the genomic stretch ATTCCGTGGCCGTATCGGTGGGGATCTTTGTTTTCTGGTCCTACATGCTACGCCTGTTCCCTGCAGTGCGCGGCGCACGCGCGCGGGTGGGCCTAATGGGCGCGATGGCGCTTGGATCGCTTGCGATTATCGCAATGTCGAGCTGGCTGAATGCGGCGGCCCTAGCAGGATCCGCAGCCGTCGAGCAGCATCTGGCAAAGACGGTGCAGGATTATCAGGTCTCGCTGGAACGTGCGCACGAAATTGCCCTGTCAGCACAAGGGCTTGAACGTGACGTGGCTCGCGTGCGCCAGTCTTTCGAAGATCTGAGCGAACAAGAGGCCACCGGCGATCTATCAGGCCTTGCCGGACGCGGTGCCGTGTTCCGTGTCCTGCGCCAAAAATCATCCGAACTGGCCGGGCTAGAGGCGCAGATCGCCTCCCAGACACCGCTCGTGAATGCCGCCTTCACCGAAGGGAATGCGATCCTGAGCCGGATGCGCGCACTCACCGTTGAGGCAGGCCCCGTCGAGGCACGCTCGGTCGAGTTTTCCGAACAAGCCGTCCGCCTTGCCGGTCTCATCACACAAATGCGCCAGCTCTCTGTGGCCTCACTGGTGGAGCGTGCCGCGCAAGACCTCTCTGCCTCGGTTGTTCTGCCAGAGCTTGACGGCCGCTCTGCCCAGATCCGTAATGACCAGTCTGCTACGATAACCTCTGTCCTCGAAGTCCTGTCCCAGCGCGCGCTAACGCTGGCCCGCGCTGCCCAAGCGGTAGAGGCCCTGCCGGCGCCGCCCGAAACCACCTACACCCCTATTTCTTCGGCCGATGCCGTAATCCTCTATGCGCGGAACTTCATTCCTTCATGGGCTGGCGCAATCGCTATCGACCTGTTGCCCGCCGTACTGGTTTTCATCCTTGCGATCACGCAATCCGCAATTCGCGCAGGCCGTGAAGGCACTGCCGTTGAGGATAGCATGACACTGGCCGAATTGCGCGCGGCCATCGCCGTCATGAAGGAAATGGAAGACACAATGAAGGCCGGCGCGCCTGTTCCTGCGTCGCTCCCATCCCCTCCTCCCGTAAAACCCGGTGCGCAATGAGTGACGCCCCAAAACGCAATCCGGTCGCCCGTGTTCTGATGGGCGTCCTCGGCTTCCAGCTTGTGTTAGGAGGCCTGCTGTTCGTGGGAGACCTGCAAAACGGCTTCTCGCTGCCGCGATTGGGTCCAAAATCACCCAATCTGTCGGAGCCTGTGCGCCCGGGCGACCAGACCCGCCGCTTTTCTCCCAGCCGCAGCGTGCCAAACAGCGGTGAGCCACTACCGGAGCGTCTGACGCTCACTGTGGTGTCGGGTGGTGCTGGCATCTTGCTTGAGGGTGAGATCGCGGGCGGAGACGCCCCTCGTATCCTGAAGCAGATAGAAGAACTTCCAACACCCCCCACCCGTGCGATCCTCAACTCTCCGGGCGGCTCGGTGCAGGACGCGCTGGAACTTGGCCGTGCATTACGCCTTGCAGGGCTGGAGACGGAAATGCGGGACGGCGACATCTGCTACTCCGCCTGCCCATATCTGTTGGCAGCAGGTACAAAACGGTCTGTCCCCGAGACAGCCTTTGTCGGCGTACACCAACATTATTTCGGGGAAAACACCTTGCTACCAGCCTTTGTCGCAGTTGAGGACATCCAGCGCGGTCAAGGGCTGGTTATGCGCTATCTCGACGAAATGGGTATCGACCCGCTGGTCATGCAGCACGCATTAGTTACACCACCCGATGACATTTATGTGCTGCTGCCCGAAGAACTGGTGCGATACAAATTTATTGCGGCCCTCCCCCAGTGATACCCCTTGCCGTGGAGCATCTACGCTCCTATCTATGAGGAGTGGCGGGTTCTGCCCTGCGCGACTGACGTTACATTCCAGTGGCCTTAAGCAAATCCGAGGGAGCTGGCTCTGTCATAGCCCTGGTTACGTTAACCGGCGCCCACCTGTACATACAGGTCCTCGGGAATACAACCGACCCGGCAACGGCGGTCCCGCCACACCTTATTTTAGTGATTTTATATAGCGTTCAGCGCTGAGTGGAATGAGCCAAGTGTTCAGTGGCAAATGTCCGTGGTCGAGCAATAGTCTGTAAAGTCTGGGATTGCCCTGATCGAAGCCGCGTTAAAACGCTTCTGGGCGCGCCTCGCGGGCCATGTGGTCCAGCACTGCGTTTACAAACCGCGCCTCTTTGCCATCCGGAAAAAATGCCGATGCCAGATCGAGATATTCAGCGATCACGACCTTCGGAGGGGTGGCCTCATCGCGCAGCTCGGCTCCGGCGGCACGAAAAAGTCCGCGCAACGTGGGATCAATACGCCCGAGCGGCCACTTGGCCACCAAAGCGCGGTCGGTAATCTGGTCGATTGATGCCTGATGAGCGATAGCATCCTCAAGAACACGGGTGAAATGCGCCTCGTCCCCCTCCAGCATCTCTTGCCCGTCCATCATCTCGCCAAAGCGATGGTCGAGGAATTCCAGCCGCACCTTGTCAATGGACAGATTCGAATGCTCCATCTGGAAAAGCGCCTGCACCGCATAAAGCCGCGAAGCCGATCGCATCTTGCGTTTCATGTTGCCGGTCATATTGCTGGTGCGGTCAGGCGTGGTCATAGGGTCGTGTTTCCATCCAATGATCCGGCCATGATGGTATCCGCGCCTTGCGGCTTGAACCCGATGCCCGATGGTGAGGACGACCACTTACGAGCCAGTGCCACCAGATGCAAGGCCGCCAATGCCGCCCCGCCACCTTTGTTCTGGCCGTCCGGATCGCTGCGCACGTCAGCCTGCGCCTTGTTCTCGACTGTCAGAATGCCGTTCCCGATGCACAAACCCTGAAGCCCTAACAACTGGAGCGCACGGGAGCTGTCGTTACACACTGTCTCGTAATGGGTCGTCTCACCCCGAATTACGCAGCCCAAGGCCACGAACCCATCAAAATTACTATGCCGGTCGGCGATACCGATTGCGGTAGGGATTTCCAGCGCGCCGGGCATCTCGACCACTTCAAAAGTCGCGCCCGCTGCCTCGAGTGCGGCCTTCGCCCCGCTCAGTAGACCCTTTGCGATATCGCTGTAATAAGGCGAAACCACGATGAGAATTTTCACAGGCTTGTCGAATTCCGGTGCAGGTAAAACGGTATGCTGAACAGATGCGGCCATTGTTTCTACTCCTGCGTAATCGGGCGGTGGCCCACAATTTTGAGGTTATAGGCCTCAAGCCCTGTGTATTTTGTTTGTGGATTATCCGTCAGCAAAATCAATTCATGAACACCGAGAGCTGCCAATATCTGCGCGCCCAACCCTGTTCGCTTGATCGTGCGCGGGGCCTCATCATCCTTGTCGAGGCGCAGTCGCGGGTTCGGCTCGCGAAACAAGAGCACCGCACCGCGCCCTTCTTCGGCGATCAGACGCATCGCCCGCGGTAATTCGTCCGGCGCACTGGGGCCAAGACCCAGCACATCTTCAAGCGCGTTGAGCGCGTGGGTGCGCGTTAGCACCGGTGCACCATCGCCAATCTCGCCCTTGCTCAGCACAACATGATCGGTACCGGAAATCTGGTCCTCAAACACCCGCATCCGCCAATCGCCGCCATCATGCGCCGACACAACCATGCGGTCGTCCCGCTGGACCAGCATGTTATCGTGTTTGTTGCGGTAAGCGATCAGATCGCTGATGGTACCGATCTTCATGTTGTGCTCGGCAGCGATTTTCACCAGATCAGGCAGGCGCGCCATGGTGCCATCTGGCATCATAATCTCGCAAATCACCCCCGCCGCCGTTAGTCCGGCCAACCGGCTGATATCGACCGACGCCTCTGTGTGGCCTGCGCGCACCAGCACACCACCGTCGCGCGCGCGCAGCGGGAAAACATGACCCGGCGTCGCTATATCGGCTGCACCGTTTTCGGGATCAATTGCTACCGCTACGGTTAGGGCACGGTCCGCAGCAGAGATACCAGTTGTGACGCCCTCTCGCGCTTCGATGCTCACGGTAAACGCGGTCTCGTGTCGCGAAGAGTTGTTGGTCGCCATCATCGGCAACTCAAGCGTATCAACGCGATCCTGCGTCATCGGCAGACAGATCAAACCGCGACCGTGGGTCGCCATGAAATTAATCGCATTTGCATCCGCGAACTCGGCGGCAATTACGAAATCACCCTCGTTTTCGCGGTCCTCATGATCCACCAGAATGTACATCTCGCCTGCGGCACAAGCGGCGATTATGTCTTCGATCGGTGAAATGGCATTTGCCAGCTCGGCCTCGACAGGACCGGGAGTTTCAAAGCTCATCACGAGGCTCCTTTATATCTGGCCTTTGCAGTACCGCACACACGGCCCCATGACCAGAGCAACCGCAGCGTCACAGCGCGCCTACGTCATCTCGGCCAGCCGCGACACATAGCGGGCCAGTGTGTCGATTTCGAGGTTTACACGATCACCTACCGCAGTGTCGCCCCATGTGGTCGACAGTTTGGTATGCGGGATGAAATTGATGCCAAAGTCACAGCCCGCAACTTCGTTCACCGTGAGCGAGGTACCATTAAGAGCAACCGAGCCTTTGGGCGCAATAAACCGCGCCAGCGCCTCAGGCGCACGCAATGTCACGCGCGTGCTGTCACCCTCGTCGCGCATGGCGATTACTTCGGCCACGCCGTCCACATGACCCGAGACAATATGCCCGCCCAACTCGTCACCCACGCGCAGCGCCCGTTCAAGATTGACGCGTTTGCCTGTTTTCCAGTCGCCCAGGTTGGTCATATCCACCGTCTCGCGGCTCACCTGCACCTCGTACCAGTCAGGCCCCAGATCCACGACCGTCAGACACACACCGTCGCTGGCAATTGACGCCCCCATGTCGATGCGACCGGTATCATATCCACAAGTGATCCGCGCGCGCAGATCGCCCTCCTGATGAAGGTCGGCTATGGTTCCGATATCGGTGATAATCCCCGTAAACATTTATGTTCCTCCGGTTTAGGGTGCGCAGGCCATTATAATAGCCTTATTCTCGACAAGGTTTTGAGACTAAATAAGACGAAGAGCAACCAAGGAAAGCCCACCATGGCACCGCACGCCCCCGACAATCGGGTATTTTTGTTCCTGCAAGGGCCTCATGGTCCCTTCTTTAACCGCTTGGGCAAAATGCTCAGGGCGGCAGGCGCGGATGTGTGGCGTGTAGGTTTTAACGCAGGCGACCGCGCATTCTGGTTTCATCCGCGCACCTATATCCCTTTTCGCGGCACGGTCGAGGACTGGCCCGCAACCTTCCAGAGCCTTCTAACTGATAAATTAGTAACAGATATTGTGCTATACGGCGATACGCGGCCAATCCATGCACAAGCGGTGGCACAAGCCCGCGCACGTGGCCTAACGGTCCACGTATTCGAGGAGGGCTATATGCGTCCCTATTGGATCACGTATGAGCGCGACGGCACCAACGGCAATTCGCGCCTAATGGATATGTCGATTCCGGATATGCAAAAGGCGCTCGAGAAATCCGATATGGAGGCTCCCCTGCCTCCCGGCCACTGGGGCGATATGCGCCAGCACATTTTTTATGGCGCGCTCTATCATTGGTTCGTGATGTTTAGAAACGGTGATTACCGCAATTTCCGCCCCCACCGTGATTTGCCCGTAACAGCCGAATTCGCGCTCTATCTCAAGCGCCTCTTGTTGATGCCGTTTCAGGGGATTGAGCGGCGGATCGAAACGCTGCGAATCCGCTTGGGTGGCTTTCCCTACCATCTCGCCCTGCTCCAACTCGAACACGACAGTTCGTTCCAAATGCATTCGCCCTTCACTACCATGAGCGATTTTCTCGAAGAGGTTATTGCAGGCTTTGCGAAAGGCGCGCCCCGCCATCATCATCTGGTCGTTAAGGCCCATCCGCTGGAAGATGGCCGCGCGCCTGTGCGCCATGACATCCGGCGTCTGGCAAAAGCCTACGGCGTGAGCAAACGCGTCCATTTTGTGCGCGGTGGCAAACTAGCACAGCTTTTGAATGATGCGCGCACTGCCGTGACGGTAAATTCCACCGCAGGCCAACAGGTGTTATGGCGCGGCATCCCGCTCAAGGTCTTTGGCCGCGCCGTTTATGACAAGCCCGAATTTGTCTCCGAGCAGTCGCTGCCCGAATTCTTCCAGACTGCAACCCGACCCGATAGTCGCGCCTACAAAGATTTTCGCCGTTATCTTCTGGAGACAAGCCAACTACCCGGTGGATTTTACTCGGCACGCGGCCGCCGCCAGCTGATGCGTCAGGTCGTAGATATGATGCTTGGCCCTGATGATCCCTATGATGCACTCGATTCAGGCACCGCCCCCCCGCGCCAGCAGTTGCGGCTCGTGAACTAACAACCACAACCCCTTGTGCCTTCAGCCGAATCCTGGCCCTCAACGCGGCAGCAATGCCACACATTTCACACCTCCCCAGCCAAAACTCGTAGCCTTTGGTAGATTTTGCGGCACAACTCCGATAGGGTCTCTCTTAATACGTCGAAACAATCGGCGATTTTGAGGCAGAACATAGGTCGAGGAGACCGGGCAGTGAAAACCCTTAGCATCCGGTGGGCTCGCCCCATCGCAGTCGTTACGGCCTGTGCCGTGATGGCCTCTTGCGGATTGCCGCAGGTAGGTCCAAATAAACGCCAGATTTATTCAGGCTCCGTTCAGCGCGAAGGCGACGCATTTGTCGTCGCAGTCAATGACCGTGTCACCCGTGCTACCGCTGTGGTACCGGCACTTGGTTTCTCGTCCGCGTTCAAAAATGCCGGCACACTTGGCTCCGATACGATCCGCGCTGGTGACGTGCTTGGCATCACCGTCTATGAAAACGTCGATGACAGCCTGTTGGGCACCGAAGGCGCACCCGCCACGCTGGAAGAAGTACAGGTCGACGGCGCCGGCTTTATCTTCATACCCTATGCAGGCCGGATCAAGGCGGCGGGAAATTCTCCCGAAGCCATTCGCCGCATCATTACCGCAAAACTTGCCGATCAAACCCCCGATCCACAGGTCGAAGTACGCCGCGCCGCCGGTGACGGATCGACCGTGTCATTGGTCGGTGCCGTAGGCGGTCAGGGCGTCTTCCCTATCGAGCGTCCGACCCGCTCGCTAGCAACCATGCTGGCGCGTGCAGGCGGCATTACCATCTCTCCGGAGATTGCACAGATTACCGTGATCCGCGGTGCAGCGAGTGGCAAAATCTGGTTTGAAGACCTCTACAAATATCCTGAACTGGACATCGCCCTGCGGGGTGGTGACAAAATCCTCGTCGAGCAAGATACCCGCTCGTTCACTGCGCTCGGCGCCACGGGTTCTCAGGCCCGTGTCCCGTTCGAGACGCAGAACCTCTCCGCGATCGAAGCTATTGCACAAGTGGGCGGCCTGCTTGCCGCCTCCGCCGACCCTACTGGCGTGTTTGTGCTGCGCAACGAGCCGGAGGAAGTGGCCGAGCAAGTGCTCGGTCGTAACGATTTGGAAGGGACACAGCGCCTCGTCTACGTGCTTGACCTGACAGAGCCGAATGGCATGTTTATGGCGCGTGATTTCGTGATCCGCGACGGAGACACCCTCTACGTCACCGAAGCGCCCTTCACGCAGTGG encodes the following:
- a CDS encoding COG3904 family protein; the protein is MSDAPKRNPVARVLMGVLGFQLVLGGLLFVGDLQNGFSLPRLGPKSPNLSEPVRPGDQTRRFSPSRSVPNSGEPLPERLTLTVVSGGAGILLEGEIAGGDAPRILKQIEELPTPPTRAILNSPGGSVQDALELGRALRLAGLETEMRDGDICYSACPYLLAAGTKRSVPETAFVGVHQHYFGENTLLPAFVAVEDIQRGQGLVMRYLDEMGIDPLVMQHALVTPPDDIYVLLPEELVRYKFIAALPQ
- the nusB gene encoding transcription antitermination factor NusB, which encodes MTTPDRTSNMTGNMKRKMRSASRLYAVQALFQMEHSNLSIDKVRLEFLDHRFGEMMDGQEMLEGDEAHFTRVLEDAIAHQASIDQITDRALVAKWPLGRIDPTLRGLFRAAGAELRDEATPPKVVIAEYLDLASAFFPDGKEARFVNAVLDHMAREARPEAF
- a CDS encoding 6,7-dimethyl-8-ribityllumazine synthase encodes the protein MAASVQHTVLPAPEFDKPVKILIVVSPYYSDIAKGLLSGAKAALEAAGATFEVVEMPGALEIPTAIGIADRHSNFDGFVALGCVIRGETTHYETVCNDSSRALQLLGLQGLCIGNGILTVENKAQADVRSDPDGQNKGGGAALAALHLVALARKWSSSPSGIGFKPQGADTIMAGSLDGNTTL
- the ribB gene encoding 3,4-dihydroxy-2-butanone-4-phosphate synthase, producing MSFETPGPVEAELANAISPIEDIIAACAAGEMYILVDHEDRENEGDFVIAAEFADANAINFMATHGRGLICLPMTQDRVDTLELPMMATNNSSRHETAFTVSIEAREGVTTGISAADRALTVAVAIDPENGAADIATPGHVFPLRARDGGVLVRAGHTEASVDISRLAGLTAAGVICEIMMPDGTMARLPDLVKIAAEHNMKIGTISDLIAYRNKHDNMLVQRDDRMVVSAHDGGDWRMRVFEDQISGTDHVVLSKGEIGDGAPVLTRTHALNALEDVLGLGPSAPDELPRAMRLIAEEGRGAVLLFREPNPRLRLDKDDEAPRTIKRTGLGAQILAALGVHELILLTDNPQTKYTGLEAYNLKIVGHRPITQE
- a CDS encoding riboflavin synthase, which encodes MFTGIITDIGTIADLHQEGDLRARITCGYDTGRIDMGASIASDGVCLTVVDLGPDWYEVQVSRETVDMTNLGDWKTGKRVNLERALRVGDELGGHIVSGHVDGVAEVIAMRDEGDSTRVTLRAPEALARFIAPKGSVALNGTSLTVNEVAGCDFGINFIPHTKLSTTWGDTAVGDRVNLEIDTLARYVSRLAEMT
- a CDS encoding capsule biosynthesis protein; its protein translation is MAPHAPDNRVFLFLQGPHGPFFNRLGKMLRAAGADVWRVGFNAGDRAFWFHPRTYIPFRGTVEDWPATFQSLLTDKLVTDIVLYGDTRPIHAQAVAQARARGLTVHVFEEGYMRPYWITYERDGTNGNSRLMDMSIPDMQKALEKSDMEAPLPPGHWGDMRQHIFYGALYHWFVMFRNGDYRNFRPHRDLPVTAEFALYLKRLLLMPFQGIERRIETLRIRLGGFPYHLALLQLEHDSSFQMHSPFTTMSDFLEEVIAGFAKGAPRHHHLVVKAHPLEDGRAPVRHDIRRLAKAYGVSKRVHFVRGGKLAQLLNDARTAVTVNSTAGQQVLWRGIPLKVFGRAVYDKPEFVSEQSLPEFFQTATRPDSRAYKDFRRYLLETSQLPGGFYSARGRRQLMRQVVDMMLGPDDPYDALDSGTAPPRQQLRLVN
- a CDS encoding polysaccharide biosynthesis/export family protein, which codes for MKTLSIRWARPIAVVTACAVMASCGLPQVGPNKRQIYSGSVQREGDAFVVAVNDRVTRATAVVPALGFSSAFKNAGTLGSDTIRAGDVLGITVYENVDDSLLGTEGAPATLEEVQVDGAGFIFIPYAGRIKAAGNSPEAIRRIITAKLADQTPDPQVEVRRAAGDGSTVSLVGAVGGQGVFPIERPTRSLATMLARAGGITISPEIAQITVIRGAASGKIWFEDLYKYPELDIALRGGDKILVEQDTRSFTALGATGSQARVPFETQNLSAIEAIAQVGGLLAASADPTGVFVLRNEPEEVAEQVLGRNDLEGTQRLVYVLDLTEPNGMFMARDFVIRDGDTLYVTEAPFTQWSKVITAITGTATSAGSITSLSGG